In one window of Haloprofundus halophilus DNA:
- a CDS encoding MFS transporter, with amino-acid sequence MSATASTEKASVPWRSPVVQVVLASTLLAPLGVPLVSPALPVIRDVFGVTDAAASLLITAYFLTGIVLSPFIGMLADRIGRRRVLVVSLLVFGLSGGAVYVAADFATVLALRLVGGTAAAGVFITTVTIIGDAFDGVQRNAVLGANTALLSAGAAAFPIVGGALVAYGWNVPFLAYLLAVPLAVVAWFALADLEHDTEPEDEGPVRYLRGVAASLVASGTVVYYVATFAAEFLFFGAVLTTLPFLLTGTFALTPLLVGLTLTAAEVVAVGVSAANGRFAAHASNGTLVAAGFACAAVGLVIAWGATGLGPASAVSGVLVVGVGVLFVGASAGLVLPSVDAEVSRLVPTHFRAGALSLRNSATFLGRAAGPVVFAGVAVAAGYATLLLAAGVASLVCAVALAVLTGRVVDDAADEAVVDEAVTASEAR; translated from the coding sequence ATGAGCGCGACGGCTTCCACGGAAAAGGCGTCGGTCCCGTGGCGCTCGCCGGTCGTCCAGGTCGTCCTCGCGAGCACGCTGCTCGCGCCGCTGGGCGTCCCCTTGGTCAGTCCGGCGCTGCCGGTCATCAGAGACGTCTTCGGCGTGACGGACGCCGCGGCGAGCCTGCTCATCACCGCGTACTTCCTGACGGGCATCGTCCTCTCGCCGTTCATCGGGATGCTCGCCGACCGAATCGGCCGGCGGCGCGTGCTCGTCGTGAGCCTCCTGGTCTTCGGTCTCTCCGGCGGCGCGGTGTACGTCGCCGCCGACTTCGCGACGGTGCTCGCGCTCCGCCTCGTCGGCGGGACCGCGGCGGCGGGGGTGTTCATCACGACCGTCACCATCATCGGCGACGCGTTCGACGGCGTCCAGCGCAACGCCGTCCTCGGCGCGAACACGGCGTTGCTGTCGGCGGGCGCGGCGGCGTTTCCCATCGTCGGCGGCGCGCTCGTCGCCTACGGCTGGAACGTCCCGTTTCTCGCCTACCTGCTGGCCGTGCCGCTTGCGGTCGTCGCGTGGTTCGCCCTCGCCGATCTCGAACACGACACTGAACCCGAGGACGAGGGACCAGTCCGGTACCTTCGCGGCGTCGCGGCGTCGCTCGTCGCCTCCGGAACCGTCGTGTACTACGTCGCGACGTTCGCCGCGGAGTTCCTCTTCTTCGGCGCGGTGCTGACGACGCTGCCGTTTCTCCTGACGGGAACGTTCGCGCTCACGCCGCTTCTCGTCGGGCTGACGCTGACCGCGGCGGAGGTGGTCGCCGTCGGCGTCTCGGCGGCCAACGGCCGGTTCGCGGCGCACGCCTCCAACGGGACGCTCGTGGCCGCCGGCTTCGCCTGCGCGGCCGTCGGCCTCGTCATCGCGTGGGGCGCTACTGGCCTCGGCCCCGCGTCGGCGGTTTCGGGCGTGCTCGTCGTCGGCGTCGGCGTGCTGTTCGTCGGCGCGAGTGCGGGGCTCGTCCTCCCCTCCGTCGACGCCGAGGTGAGTCGGCTCGTCCCGACGCACTTCCGCGCCGGTGCGCTCAGTCTGCGCAACAGCGCCACGTTCCTCGGGCGCGCCGCCGGACCCGTCGTCTTCGCCGGCGTCGCCGTCGCGGCCGGCTACGCGACGTTGCTTCTGGCTGCGGGCGTCGCGTCGCTCGTTTGCGCCGTTGCGCTCGCGGTGCTGACCGGCCGCGTCGTCGACGATGCGGCCGACGAGGCGGTCGTCGACGAGGCCGTCACCGCGTCGGAGGCGCGCTGA
- a CDS encoding helix-turn-helix transcriptional regulator, with the protein MNGTSLFEELLQQSYALRRDSLERETGRRRLETDELLDVLRHRELLELLIEGPSDRRDIQTQLGVSRATSHRFTRWLEQQGLAERRDGLWGLTGHGETVAEEVLRFERNLRAAARLEPLLECICPDHKEFIIEPFADAVVTTPTPEDPYKPVERFLSLLENSNTFRGFNTTHMVPPGVGRFYASLFDDTETELIYLPVVVETLRSTHPEQVADAIGHGHLALRTREALPYGLAIFDGRVGIGGYDDETGTMRVFVDTDDGIAREWARRVFEAYRRDSVPLESTVET; encoded by the coding sequence ATGAACGGAACATCGCTATTCGAGGAGCTACTCCAGCAGTCGTACGCGCTCCGGCGGGACTCGCTGGAGCGAGAGACCGGACGCCGACGACTGGAGACGGACGAACTGCTGGACGTGCTCCGACACCGGGAACTTCTGGAACTGCTCATCGAGGGGCCGTCGGACAGGCGGGACATCCAGACGCAGTTGGGCGTCTCGCGCGCGACCAGCCACCGATTCACGCGTTGGCTCGAACAACAGGGGTTGGCCGAGCGTCGCGACGGCCTTTGGGGTCTCACCGGGCACGGGGAGACGGTCGCCGAGGAGGTGCTTCGCTTCGAGCGGAACCTCCGCGCGGCGGCCCGACTCGAACCGCTCTTGGAGTGTATCTGCCCCGACCACAAGGAGTTCATCATCGAACCGTTCGCCGACGCCGTCGTGACGACGCCGACGCCCGAGGACCCCTACAAACCCGTCGAACGGTTCCTCTCACTCCTGGAGAACAGCAACACCTTCCGCGGGTTCAACACGACGCACATGGTCCCGCCGGGCGTCGGGCGATTCTACGCCTCGCTGTTCGACGACACCGAGACCGAGTTAATCTACCTCCCCGTCGTCGTCGAGACGCTCCGCTCGACGCACCCCGAGCAGGTCGCCGACGCCATCGGACACGGACACCTCGCGTTGCGGACCCGCGAGGCGCTCCCGTACGGCCTCGCCATCTTCGACGGCCGCGTCGGTATCGGCGGTTACGACGACGAGACCGGGACGATGCGCGTCTTCGTCGACACCGACGACGGTATCGCCCGCGAGTGGGCGCGCCGCGTCTTCGAGGCGTACCGCCGCGACTCGGTACCGCTGGAATCGACGGTCGAGACGTGA
- a CDS encoding thymidine kinase translates to MHAITRSGWVELITGSMFSGKTEELLRRLRRAEIAGQEVAVFKPAIDDRYGETTIGSHNGRQWEAAVVDNEGEGVWQMLDDLNGEQVVAVDEANFFSETLVEVCEALAADGRRVIVSGTDQTFRGEPFDPVPQLMALAEYVDKLQAICTVCGEPATRNQRLIDGEPAHVDDPTIMVGAEESYEARCRNCHTLRSD, encoded by the coding sequence ATGCACGCCATCACCCGGAGCGGATGGGTCGAACTCATCACCGGCTCCATGTTCTCCGGAAAGACCGAGGAACTGCTGCGACGCCTCCGTCGCGCCGAGATCGCGGGACAGGAGGTGGCGGTGTTCAAACCGGCCATCGACGACCGCTACGGCGAGACGACCATCGGGTCGCACAACGGTCGGCAGTGGGAGGCGGCCGTCGTCGACAACGAGGGCGAGGGCGTCTGGCAGATGCTCGACGACCTCAACGGCGAGCAGGTCGTCGCCGTCGACGAGGCGAACTTCTTCTCGGAGACGCTGGTCGAGGTGTGCGAGGCGCTCGCCGCCGACGGCCGCCGCGTCATCGTCTCCGGAACCGACCAGACGTTCCGCGGCGAACCGTTCGACCCGGTTCCGCAGTTGATGGCGCTGGCCGAGTACGTCGACAAGCTACAGGCGATCTGTACGGTCTGCGGCGAACCGGCGACGCGGAACCAGCGGCTCATCGACGGCGAACCCGCCCACGTCGACGACCCCACCATCATGGTCGGCGCCGAGGAGTCGTACGAGGCGCGCTGTCGGAACTGTCATACCCTCCGGAGCGACTAG
- a CDS encoding YIP1 family protein produces the protein MTTWVENPRNGRDRGPRGLARAWVEVLIRPRRFFRNGVAPGDQAPGLVFGVLVALCFVGGMLAFSSETVLGTELVPLVADSRAVTSLLVLLVVALFVAPATLHLTAALQTVLLVLAVRDRAGVSETVQTIAYATAPCVFAGVPIPELRVVCALYGAGLLTIGISEIHRTSLFRAALVSAIPSAFVFGFAFRGLGPLVALAEELLRSLTLI, from the coding sequence GTGACTACGTGGGTGGAGAATCCCCGGAACGGTCGCGACCGCGGCCCGCGCGGCCTCGCCCGCGCGTGGGTCGAGGTGCTGATTCGCCCGCGGCGCTTCTTCCGCAACGGCGTCGCCCCCGGCGACCAGGCACCGGGGCTGGTGTTCGGCGTGCTGGTCGCGCTCTGCTTCGTCGGCGGGATGCTCGCGTTCTCCAGCGAGACGGTGCTGGGGACGGAACTCGTCCCCCTCGTCGCCGACAGCCGAGCGGTGACGAGCCTCCTCGTACTGTTGGTCGTCGCGCTGTTCGTCGCGCCCGCGACGCTTCACCTGACGGCGGCGCTGCAGACGGTGCTTCTCGTCCTCGCGGTTCGGGACCGCGCGGGCGTCAGCGAGACGGTCCAGACCATCGCGTACGCGACCGCGCCGTGCGTGTTCGCCGGCGTCCCGATACCGGAACTCCGGGTCGTCTGCGCGCTCTACGGGGCCGGACTCCTGACCATCGGCATCAGCGAGATACACCGGACGTCGCTGTTTCGGGCGGCGCTCGTCTCGGCGATTCCGTCGGCGTTCGTCTTCGGCTTCGCCTTCCGTGGGCTCGGTCCGCTCGTGGCGCTCGCCGAGGAACTGCTCCGCTCGCTGACGCTCATCTGA
- a CDS encoding DUF4397 domain-containing protein, whose product MIDTSRRTALKVLGGSALALGAGSQTVAAQQQQTVRARAVHASPDAPAVDVYIDGDAAVEGLEFQDVSPYLSVPAGTYQIAIAPAGAGEDQAVIDQEVSLEKGNYSLAAIGQVSDGSIQPLVTRTPVIHGQAGQALAVAQAVHAAPDAPPVDVTAVVEDEQLNRQLRMLPPELVMGIPESQLRFTDEDQAELTLIDGLSFGNASDPLPVPATEYTLQIRAATPSNDGDVVASVPVALDGGVSYTAFASGYLEPPQEIVDELGNRDFELFFGTTE is encoded by the coding sequence ATGATAGACACGTCACGTCGAACAGCACTGAAAGTTCTCGGGGGGAGCGCACTAGCGTTGGGAGCGGGGTCCCAAACCGTCGCCGCACAGCAGCAGCAAACCGTCCGGGCGAGGGCGGTCCACGCGTCGCCAGACGCGCCAGCCGTCGACGTCTACATAGACGGCGACGCCGCGGTCGAAGGTCTGGAGTTCCAGGACGTCAGTCCGTACCTGTCGGTCCCGGCCGGGACGTACCAGATCGCCATCGCCCCCGCGGGTGCCGGCGAAGACCAAGCGGTGATAGACCAGGAGGTCTCACTCGAGAAGGGTAACTACTCGCTGGCTGCCATCGGGCAGGTGAGCGACGGAAGCATCCAGCCGCTCGTTACGCGGACGCCGGTCATCCACGGTCAGGCGGGACAGGCGTTAGCGGTCGCGCAAGCAGTGCACGCGGCGCCCGACGCGCCACCGGTCGACGTGACGGCCGTCGTCGAGGACGAACAGCTCAACCGGCAGCTACGGATGCTCCCGCCGGAGCTGGTGATGGGTATTCCGGAGAGCCAACTCCGGTTCACCGACGAGGACCAGGCCGAACTGACGCTCATCGACGGGCTCAGTTTCGGTAACGCGAGCGACCCGCTGCCGGTGCCGGCGACCGAGTACACCCTGCAGATTCGCGCCGCGACGCCGAGCAACGACGGCGACGTGGTAGCGAGCGTTCCCGTCGCACTCGACGGTGGCGTCAGCTACACCGCCTTCGCCTCCGGCTACCTCGAACCGCCGCAGGAGATCGTCGACGAGCTCGGTAACCGCGACTTCGAGCTGTTCTTCGGGACGACCGAATAG
- a CDS encoding DHH family phosphoesterase: MGTCIICGTPVEGRICDSHQEDVVFEFRGNEASQLTPGRFYSGVVDGYADFGVFVDLASGVTGLLHRSELDRRLESLDWEPGDTVFVQVKNVRDNGNIDLGWSIRQSERDFRGALVQDADGDHDAEESDESGDAEDEVETPTVRHGSASRDESSESDENGKSDENGKSDGSKESSESSENSGADDRTGDAREAEPTADYERVEIGTLSDRVGQTVRIEGEVVSAQQTGGPTVFEVRDETGVVDAAAFVEAGVRAYPEVDVGSVVRLDGEVELRHNEIQVETEALVSLEGDDAETVQSRLDDALRGRARPDDVTPLADHDAIAAVGTQLQDAAEEIRRAVFESRPIIVRHTATADGYVAGAAVERAVLPLIREEHAKSDAEYHYFDRRPLEEAVYGMDAATNDVTRMLQDRDRHGEKLPLVLLVGTGSTVESSDGLDLLSIYGAKRVVADAAAVDAEIEESTDVLVSPVLADADASDLSTGALVANLAAAVNDDVRDDLRHLPAVSYWEDAPQAYLDAATDAGYDETYVRELREAVALEAYYQSYEDKRELITDLLFDNGVTPDGEGENAGNLASHVSEQFRLKLDAEVETAKANLESREAEGVQFAVLDTDAYTHRFDFPPTALLLDELHRREREGEKFVTVGVAMDELYLRSTADVDLRAVAEAARERAPEAGITAVGIREGRIEFLSGRREQVKEAVVEAVAEQLA; the protein is encoded by the coding sequence ATGGGTACGTGTATCATTTGCGGCACGCCCGTCGAGGGCCGAATTTGCGACAGCCACCAGGAGGACGTCGTGTTCGAGTTCCGTGGTAACGAAGCTTCACAACTAACCCCCGGCCGCTTCTACAGCGGCGTCGTCGACGGCTACGCCGACTTCGGCGTGTTCGTCGACCTCGCGTCGGGCGTCACCGGTCTGCTCCACCGCAGCGAGCTGGACCGTCGATTGGAGAGTCTCGACTGGGAGCCCGGAGACACCGTCTTCGTGCAGGTCAAGAACGTCCGCGACAACGGCAACATCGACCTCGGTTGGTCGATTCGCCAGTCCGAGCGCGACTTCCGCGGTGCGCTCGTCCAGGACGCAGACGGTGACCACGACGCGGAGGAGAGCGACGAGAGCGGCGACGCGGAGGACGAAGTCGAGACGCCGACGGTCCGACACGGCAGCGCTTCCCGCGACGAGAGCAGCGAAAGCGACGAGAACGGCAAAAGCGACGAGAACGGCAAAAGCGACGGAAGCAAGGAGAGCAGCGAGAGCAGCGAGAACAGCGGGGCCGACGACCGAACCGGCGACGCACGCGAGGCCGAACCCACCGCCGACTACGAACGGGTCGAGATCGGCACGCTGAGTGACCGCGTCGGCCAGACCGTCCGCATCGAGGGCGAGGTCGTCAGCGCCCAGCAGACCGGCGGACCGACCGTCTTCGAGGTCCGCGACGAGACGGGCGTCGTCGACGCCGCCGCGTTCGTCGAGGCGGGCGTCCGCGCCTACCCCGAGGTCGACGTCGGGTCGGTCGTTCGCCTCGACGGCGAGGTCGAACTCCGCCACAACGAGATTCAGGTCGAAACCGAGGCGCTCGTCTCCCTCGAGGGCGACGACGCCGAGACGGTCCAGTCCCGCCTCGACGACGCGCTCCGCGGCCGCGCGCGCCCCGACGACGTGACGCCGCTCGCCGACCACGACGCCATCGCCGCGGTCGGCACCCAGTTGCAGGACGCCGCCGAGGAGATTCGCCGCGCCGTCTTCGAGTCCCGCCCCATCATCGTCCGCCACACCGCCACCGCCGACGGCTACGTCGCCGGCGCGGCCGTCGAGCGCGCCGTGCTCCCGCTCATCCGCGAGGAGCACGCCAAATCCGACGCCGAGTACCACTACTTCGACCGACGCCCGCTCGAAGAGGCCGTCTACGGCATGGACGCCGCGACCAACGACGTGACTCGGATGCTGCAGGACCGCGACCGACACGGCGAGAAACTGCCGCTCGTCCTCCTCGTCGGCACGGGTTCGACGGTCGAATCCAGCGACGGACTCGACCTGCTGAGCATCTACGGCGCCAAGCGCGTCGTCGCCGACGCCGCCGCCGTCGACGCCGAGATAGAGGAGTCCACCGACGTGCTCGTCTCGCCGGTGCTCGCCGACGCCGACGCGTCGGACCTCTCGACGGGCGCGCTCGTCGCCAACCTCGCCGCCGCCGTCAACGACGACGTGCGCGACGACCTGCGCCACCTCCCCGCGGTGAGCTACTGGGAGGACGCCCCGCAGGCGTACCTCGACGCCGCGACGGACGCGGGCTACGACGAGACGTACGTCCGCGAACTCCGCGAGGCCGTCGCGCTGGAGGCGTACTACCAGTCCTACGAGGACAAGCGCGAACTCATCACGGACCTGCTGTTCGACAACGGCGTCACGCCCGACGGCGAGGGCGAGAACGCGGGTAACCTCGCCAGCCACGTCTCCGAGCAGTTCCGCCTGAAACTCGACGCGGAAGTCGAGACGGCGAAGGCGAACCTCGAATCCCGCGAGGCTGAGGGCGTGCAGTTCGCCGTCCTCGACACGGACGCGTACACCCACCGCTTCGACTTCCCACCGACGGCGCTGCTTCTCGACGAACTCCACCGCCGCGAGCGCGAGGGCGAGAAATTCGTCACCGTCGGCGTCGCCATGGACGAACTCTACCTCCGCAGCACCGCCGACGTGGACCTCCGAGCGGTCGCCGAGGCCGCGCGCGAACGCGCCCCCGAGGCCGGAATCACGGCCGTCGGCATCCGCGAGGGCCGCATCGAGTTCCTCTCGGGTCGCCGCGAACAGGTGAAGGAAGCCGTCGTCGAAGCCGTCGCCGAGCAACTGGCGTAG
- a CDS encoding PaaI family thioesterase, which translates to MAAKRREDGSPPFTAADIPVQSSWPELTCYGCGPANPHGHHLHSYLSDDGESLVATVDPDARYNAGAPNVMYGGYVASLLDCHSIWTAMTFAAQAEGIPLDSDPHVAYVTAELRVEYRRPTPLDRPIRLRAWVDGDVGRRMRIRSELGPEGEVTATGTVVAVRVA; encoded by the coding sequence ATGGCCGCCAAACGACGCGAGGACGGTTCTCCGCCGTTCACCGCCGCCGACATCCCCGTCCAGTCGTCGTGGCCGGAGTTGACCTGCTACGGCTGCGGCCCGGCGAACCCGCACGGCCACCACCTGCACAGCTATCTGAGCGACGACGGCGAGTCGCTGGTGGCAACGGTCGACCCCGACGCTCGGTACAACGCGGGTGCGCCGAACGTGATGTACGGCGGCTACGTCGCCTCGCTGCTCGACTGCCACTCGATATGGACCGCGATGACGTTCGCGGCACAGGCCGAGGGGATACCGCTCGACAGCGACCCGCACGTCGCCTACGTCACCGCCGAGTTGCGCGTCGAGTATCGGCGACCGACGCCGCTGGACCGACCGATTCGTCTCCGCGCGTGGGTCGACGGCGACGTGGGTCGGCGGATGCGTATCCGGAGCGAACTCGGCCCCGAGGGCGAGGTGACGGCGACGGGGACCGTCGTCGCGGTGCGGGTCGCCTGA
- a CDS encoding class I SAM-dependent methyltransferase, with translation MAETADTTTPTPTDRTEALAEELFAGTNAALTLFSVYLGTRLELYDALAAAGAQTSAELAARTGTDERYVREWLEHQTVSNVLAVDDERAPADERRYSLPEAHEPVLVDADSLYYLAPLAQAAAGLVGPLEDVVDAYRTGEGVAFADYGADLHEGQAAMNRPAFLYLLGEEWLPSIPDVHERLSSETPARVADIGCGHGWSSVGIAQAYPNVRVDGYDLDEASIDAARRNAEAYGVADRVTFEVRDASDPELEGTYDLVTAFECVHDMADPVGALATMRRLANGDGVVVVMDERVGDEFSADAGEMEQFLYGCSVFHCLPVGRVGEHSAATGTVMRTETLRGYAEEAGFGTFEVLPIENEFWRFYRLEA, from the coding sequence ATGGCAGAGACAGCCGACACGACGACACCGACCCCGACCGACCGGACCGAAGCGCTCGCCGAGGAACTGTTCGCCGGCACGAACGCGGCCCTCACGCTGTTCAGCGTCTACCTCGGAACGCGACTCGAACTGTACGACGCGCTCGCGGCTGCGGGAGCGCAGACGTCCGCCGAACTCGCCGCGCGCACCGGAACCGACGAGCGGTACGTCCGCGAGTGGCTCGAACACCAGACCGTCTCGAACGTCCTCGCCGTCGACGACGAGCGCGCCCCGGCGGACGAGCGACGCTACTCGCTCCCCGAAGCGCACGAACCCGTTCTCGTCGACGCCGACAGCCTCTACTACCTCGCGCCGCTGGCGCAGGCGGCCGCCGGCCTCGTCGGTCCCTTAGAGGATGTCGTCGACGCCTACCGCACCGGCGAGGGCGTCGCCTTCGCCGACTACGGGGCTGACCTCCACGAGGGGCAGGCGGCGATGAACCGCCCGGCGTTCCTCTACCTGCTCGGCGAAGAGTGGCTACCGAGCATCCCCGACGTTCACGAGCGACTCTCCTCGGAGACGCCCGCCCGCGTCGCCGACATCGGCTGCGGCCACGGGTGGTCAAGCGTCGGTATCGCGCAGGCGTACCCGAACGTCAGAGTCGACGGCTACGACCTCGACGAGGCGTCTATCGACGCGGCGAGACGGAACGCCGAGGCGTACGGCGTCGCGGACCGCGTCACGTTCGAGGTGCGCGACGCCAGCGACCCGGAGTTAGAAGGCACGTACGACCTCGTCACCGCCTTCGAATGCGTCCACGACATGGCCGACCCGGTCGGCGCGCTGGCGACGATGCGCCGCCTCGCCAACGGCGACGGCGTCGTCGTCGTGATGGACGAACGCGTCGGCGACGAGTTCAGCGCCGACGCGGGCGAGATGGAGCAGTTCCTCTACGGCTGCAGCGTCTTCCACTGCCTGCCCGTCGGGCGCGTCGGCGAGCACTCGGCCGCGACGGGGACCGTGATGCGAACCGAGACGCTCCGCGGCTACGCCGAGGAGGCGGGCTTCGGGACGTTCGAGGTGCTGCCGATCGAGAACGAGTTCTGGCGGTTCTACCGCCTGGAGGCCTGA
- a CDS encoding tRNA uridine(34) 5-carboxymethylaminomethyl modification radical SAM/GNAT enzyme Elp3, with protein MSTDSPDASEEEPEAFREACAELARRIVDGEIDRDDLESEKLSVCSEFSSPKVPKNAEILEHAPDEHRDDVKEVVRRKPVRTASGVSPVAIMTSPEMCPHGKCLYCPGGPASEFSSSQSYTGHEPAAARGVQNDYDPYGQVTLRLEQLRHIGHPVDKVELILMGGTMTARSHDYQEWFVKRALEAMNDYDLDEEPAPAEDQSFKPDPDEVEFRYLEDVIAENETGDIRNIGTTFETKPDWCDPEQIDRMLDLGATKVEVGVQTTYERINREMHRGHGNQASIDANRRLRDAAFKVGFHMMPGQPGMTREMCIEDFRQLFENPQWRPDYLKIYPTLVVRGTRIYDWWRRDDFDPLTNEEAADIVAEAMGKIPKYTRLQRVQRDIPADFIDAGVWKSNLRQLAEQRAEERGIELRDIRAREVGMNEANPNPEDVELDVMTYEAGGGVEKFISFEDTEQDLLVGFCRLRFPSYSHAAPDGGAELSARDPVRRELEDAALVRELHVYGSEAGIGAEGEWQHKGYGKKLLREAEDIATDAGFEKISVISGIGVRQYYREKMGYHQDGPYVSKRL; from the coding sequence ATGAGTACCGACAGCCCCGACGCCTCCGAAGAGGAACCCGAAGCGTTCCGCGAGGCGTGTGCCGAACTCGCCCGACGCATCGTCGACGGCGAGATCGACCGCGACGACCTCGAATCCGAGAAGCTGAGCGTCTGCTCGGAGTTCTCCTCGCCGAAGGTGCCGAAGAACGCCGAGATTCTCGAACACGCGCCCGACGAGCACCGCGACGACGTGAAGGAGGTCGTCCGCCGGAAACCCGTGCGGACGGCGTCGGGCGTCTCGCCGGTCGCCATCATGACGTCTCCCGAGATGTGCCCGCACGGGAAGTGTCTGTACTGCCCCGGCGGGCCGGCGTCGGAGTTCTCCTCCTCGCAGAGCTACACCGGCCACGAACCCGCCGCCGCCCGCGGGGTGCAGAACGACTACGACCCGTACGGGCAGGTGACGCTCCGGCTCGAACAGCTCCGGCACATCGGCCACCCCGTCGACAAGGTCGAACTCATCCTGATGGGCGGGACGATGACTGCGCGGAGCCACGACTACCAGGAGTGGTTCGTCAAGCGCGCGCTGGAGGCGATGAACGACTACGACCTCGACGAAGAGCCGGCGCCCGCCGAGGACCAGTCGTTCAAGCCCGACCCCGACGAGGTCGAGTTCCGCTACCTGGAGGACGTCATCGCCGAGAACGAAACCGGAGACATCCGGAACATCGGGACGACGTTCGAGACCAAACCCGACTGGTGCGACCCCGAGCAGATAGACAGAATGCTCGACCTGGGCGCGACGAAGGTGGAAGTCGGCGTCCAGACGACGTACGAGCGCATCAACCGCGAGATGCACCGCGGCCACGGCAATCAGGCCTCCATCGACGCCAACCGCCGCCTCCGCGACGCGGCGTTCAAGGTCGGCTTCCACATGATGCCCGGTCAGCCGGGGATGACCCGCGAGATGTGCATCGAGGACTTCCGCCAGCTGTTCGAGAACCCGCAGTGGCGACCCGACTACCTCAAAATCTACCCGACGCTCGTGGTCCGCGGGACGCGCATCTACGACTGGTGGCGGCGCGACGACTTCGACCCGCTGACGAACGAGGAGGCCGCCGACATCGTCGCCGAGGCGATGGGGAAGATTCCGAAGTACACGCGCCTCCAGCGCGTCCAGCGCGACATCCCCGCGGACTTCATCGACGCCGGGGTCTGGAAGTCGAACCTGCGTCAGTTGGCCGAACAGCGCGCCGAAGAGCGAGGAATCGAACTCCGCGACATCCGCGCCCGCGAGGTGGGGATGAACGAGGCGAACCCCAACCCGGAGGACGTGGAACTCGACGTGATGACGTACGAAGCCGGCGGCGGCGTCGAGAAGTTCATCAGTTTCGAGGACACCGAACAGGACTTACTCGTCGGCTTCTGTCGGCTCCGCTTCCCGTCGTACTCGCACGCCGCCCCCGACGGCGGCGCGGAACTCTCCGCGCGCGACCCGGTGCGTCGCGAACTCGAAGACGCGGCGCTCGTCCGCGAACTCCACGTCTACGGGAGCGAGGCGGGCATCGGTGCGGAGGGCGAATGGCAGCACAAGGGCTACGGGAAGAAGCTGTTGAGAGAGGCCGAGGATATCGCCACAGACGCCGGATTCGAGAAGATTTCGGTCATCTCCGGCATCGGCGTCCGGCAGTACTACCGCGAGAAGATGGGCTACCATCAGGACGGACCGTACGTCAGCAAGCGGCTGTAG